In a single window of the Natronogracilivirga saccharolytica genome:
- a CDS encoding MgtC/SapB family protein, producing the protein MQETELYTVFQTLGISLLLGLLVGMQRELQDTRIAGFRTFAIVTLFGTISAYLAEAYSPLILGFGLLGVITIIVVGNVMKMKSGSTEFGMTTEISLLLMFGVGAYLTMGPWIIGAAIAGSTAILLQIKPQLRGALARLDEKDIKAIMQFVLITFIILPILPNQTFGPFEVFNPQRTWLLVVLITGISLGGYLVYKFMGDRAGTALGGMLGGIISSTATTVSYSKITARAPTGALHAAVVIIIASAMVYPRIAIEILVMAPDYFYQMIWPVAIMFVVSVGVSWFAYRQVKKSSHSMPEQRNPSELSTALTFGAVYVTILFVITATTEYLGSEALYLVAGISGLADMDAITLSVSQKVQNQTIEVSLGWKLILTALISNTIFKFAIIRLIGGKTIAGHVLPAFSVVAVAALLLILFA; encoded by the coding sequence ATGCAGGAAACTGAGCTCTATACGGTTTTTCAGACGCTTGGGATTTCGCTGCTTCTCGGTCTTCTGGTCGGGATGCAGCGGGAGCTCCAGGACACCCGTATAGCCGGTTTCCGGACATTTGCTATTGTTACGCTTTTCGGGACCATCAGTGCCTATCTTGCAGAGGCGTACTCACCGCTTATTCTTGGATTCGGCCTGCTCGGAGTGATCACCATCATCGTGGTCGGCAACGTCATGAAGATGAAAAGCGGCAGTACGGAATTTGGCATGACCACTGAAATTTCCCTGCTGCTGATGTTTGGTGTCGGGGCCTATCTGACCATGGGACCCTGGATTATCGGGGCTGCCATTGCCGGCAGCACGGCCATACTTCTTCAGATCAAACCTCAGCTCAGAGGAGCGCTGGCGCGTCTTGATGAGAAAGATATCAAGGCGATCATGCAGTTTGTGCTGATCACATTTATTATACTGCCGATACTGCCCAATCAGACCTTCGGACCGTTCGAGGTGTTTAATCCCCAGCGGACATGGCTGCTTGTCGTGCTGATCACGGGAATCAGCCTTGGTGGGTATCTGGTGTACAAATTCATGGGTGATCGTGCCGGGACCGCACTGGGCGGAATGCTCGGCGGGATCATCTCGAGTACGGCAACCACGGTCAGTTACTCGAAAATCACGGCAAGAGCACCGACAGGCGCACTGCATGCCGCTGTGGTGATCATTATTGCATCGGCCATGGTCTATCCCCGCATCGCCATTGAAATTCTTGTCATGGCACCCGATTATTTCTATCAGATGATCTGGCCGGTTGCGATTATGTTCGTGGTATCGGTGGGGGTGTCATGGTTTGCATACCGGCAGGTGAAAAAAAGCTCACACAGCATGCCCGAACAGCGCAACCCCAGTGAGCTGAGCACCGCTCTTACGTTCGGGGCAGTTTACGTAACTATTCTTTTTGTAATAACAGCCACAACCGAATATCTTGGATCTGAAGCACTTTATCTCGTCGCCGGTATATCCGGACTTGCGGATATGGATGCCATTACACTTTCGGTGTCTCAGAAAGTTCAGAATCAGACTATTGAGGTTTCCCTGGGGTGGAAGCTGATCCTTACCGCATTGATTTCAAATACGATTTTCAAATTTGCGATTATTCGGTTGATAGGCGGAAAAACGATTGCCGGGCACGTGTTGCCGGCATTCAGTGTTGTTGCGGTAGCGGCGTTGCTTCTGATACTTTTCGCCTGA
- a CDS encoding TonB-dependent receptor, which translates to MKSFITIFFTFVLVAGSSASFAQSITGTVRDAQTREPLPGAAIIQSQTDHGTTSGSQGEFELELREDGAGTIEIRYVGYEAAQVQVNWSGKREKNISLVPATIISDEVLVEAFRVDERAPVTYSNVSREEIRERNLGQDVPVLLEMSPSVISSSDAGAGIGYTGLRIRGVDPQRINVTVNGIPLNDSESHGVFWVNMPDFASSVEQIQIQRGVGTSAHGPAAFGATVNLQTTTLQSDPYGEINSSAGSFNTFKNNIRTGTGLMSNGWAFDGRLSSIRSDGYIDRASSDLRSFFLSGTRHTDQSLLKLNVFSGQEETYQAWYGVHEDQLDENRRFNPAGMYTGPDGETRFYDDQTDNYTQTHYQLHYSRKISDRLSGNLSLHYTRGAGYYEEFREGDALTSYGFQPVSIGQETVENTDLVRQRWLDNHFAGATFSVDYKGGENWQLTFGGGLNHYDGDHFGKIVWTRVASPAELGDRYYDNKGEKTDGNLYAKAMIDLTERLSAFGDIQVRGIRYTLDGINNDQRILDETHDFLFVNPKGGITYDLGEIGRVYGYFGISSKEPVRRDFTDATENYQPRFETLYNTEAGYRGGWDRLQFGLNAFFMWYDNQLINTGDINDVGDPVRTNVPESYRAGVELEAAFRISRSLQWNGNVTLSRNRIPEFVERIDRFDENWVFVGQDEIRHENTDIAFSPAVVSASQLSWQQGSAGIDWYSRYVGRQYLDNTSYSGRSIDPWWVNDIRLSWEWGGLQTVRSVRFQLMVNNILDHTYESNGYTFGYFAGEDEFRENYYFPQAGRHILGGVTVTF; encoded by the coding sequence ATGAAGTCATTCATTACGATTTTCTTCACTTTTGTACTTGTCGCGGGATCTTCCGCATCGTTTGCACAAAGTATCACCGGAACCGTTCGCGATGCCCAGACCCGTGAACCGCTGCCGGGTGCCGCCATCATTCAAAGCCAGACGGATCACGGAACCACATCCGGCAGTCAGGGCGAATTTGAACTCGAGCTCAGAGAAGACGGAGCCGGCACAATTGAAATCCGCTACGTTGGCTATGAAGCGGCTCAGGTTCAGGTGAACTGGTCCGGCAAGCGTGAAAAAAACATCAGCCTGGTACCGGCAACCATCATCAGTGACGAAGTTCTGGTCGAAGCATTCCGGGTCGATGAACGTGCGCCGGTTACCTATTCCAACGTCAGCCGCGAAGAGATCCGGGAACGAAATCTCGGTCAGGATGTCCCTGTTCTGCTGGAAATGAGTCCGTCTGTGATCAGCTCGTCGGATGCCGGGGCAGGTATTGGTTACACAGGTCTGCGGATTCGCGGCGTGGATCCGCAACGAATTAACGTTACCGTCAACGGTATTCCGTTGAATGACTCCGAGTCCCACGGCGTCTTCTGGGTCAACATGCCCGATTTCGCATCATCGGTAGAGCAGATCCAGATCCAGCGCGGAGTCGGAACGTCGGCACACGGACCCGCCGCATTCGGGGCCACGGTGAACCTTCAGACCACCACGCTGCAGTCCGATCCCTACGGAGAAATCAACAGCAGTGCCGGCTCGTTCAATACGTTCAAGAACAACATCCGCACGGGTACCGGACTGATGAGCAATGGCTGGGCCTTTGATGGACGTCTGTCCTCCATCCGGTCCGACGGATATATTGACCGCGCATCTTCCGACCTTCGCTCGTTTTTCCTGTCCGGCACCAGGCACACCGATCAAAGCCTGCTCAAACTGAACGTTTTCTCCGGTCAGGAAGAGACCTATCAGGCCTGGTACGGTGTTCATGAAGACCAGCTTGACGAAAACCGCAGGTTCAATCCGGCCGGAATGTACACCGGGCCGGACGGGGAGACACGTTTCTATGACGATCAGACCGACAACTACACCCAGACGCATTACCAGCTTCATTATTCACGCAAAATCTCGGACCGCTTATCCGGCAACCTTTCCCTTCATTACACCCGCGGTGCCGGATATTATGAGGAATTCCGGGAGGGCGACGCTTTGACGAGTTACGGTTTCCAGCCGGTTTCGATCGGGCAGGAAACGGTAGAGAATACGGACCTGGTGCGGCAGCGCTGGCTTGACAACCATTTCGCGGGTGCGACGTTTTCGGTGGATTACAAGGGTGGAGAGAACTGGCAGCTCACCTTTGGCGGCGGACTGAACCACTATGACGGGGATCACTTCGGGAAAATCGTGTGGACAAGAGTGGCGAGTCCGGCAGAACTGGGTGATCGCTATTATGACAACAAAGGAGAAAAAACGGACGGAAACCTGTATGCCAAAGCGATGATTGACCTTACCGAAAGGCTGAGCGCTTTTGGTGACATTCAGGTCCGGGGCATCCGGTACACGCTCGATGGTATCAACAATGACCAGCGTATCCTGGACGAGACTCATGATTTTCTGTTTGTCAATCCGAAAGGCGGGATCACCTATGATCTCGGTGAGATTGGCCGCGTGTACGGATATTTCGGAATTTCGAGCAAGGAGCCGGTCCGTCGTGATTTCACGGATGCCACGGAAAACTATCAGCCCCGTTTTGAGACGTTGTACAATACAGAAGCCGGCTACCGGGGAGGATGGGACCGGCTGCAGTTCGGGCTTAATGCGTTTTTCATGTGGTATGACAATCAGCTGATCAATACCGGCGATATCAACGACGTCGGGGACCCGGTCCGGACCAATGTTCCCGAAAGTTACCGCGCAGGTGTCGAGCTGGAGGCGGCATTCCGCATCAGCCGGTCGCTTCAGTGGAACGGGAATGTGACGCTGAGCCGGAACCGGATTCCGGAGTTTGTCGAACGGATCGACCGTTTTGATGAAAACTGGGTGTTTGTCGGCCAGGATGAAATTCGCCACGAGAATACCGACATTGCGTTTTCACCCGCAGTTGTATCTGCGTCACAGTTGAGCTGGCAGCAGGGCAGTGCCGGCATCGACTGGTACTCGCGGTATGTCGGACGGCAGTATCTGGACAACACATCCTACAGCGGCCGTTCTATTGATCCCTGGTGGGTCAACGACATCCGGCTTTCATGGGAATGGGGCGGACTTCAGACGGTTCGCAGCGTGCGGTTCCAGCTGATGGTCAATAATATCCTGGATCATACCTACGAATCCAACGGCTATACCTTTGGCTATTTTGCGGGTGAAGACGAGTTCCGCGAGAATTATTACTTCCCGCAGGCCGGGCGCCACATTCTTGGCGGAGTTACGGTTACGTTTTAG
- a CDS encoding vitamin K epoxide reductase family protein produces the protein MSKDSVFYMVIAFVVIAIVGFADAVYLTASHYLGGVPTCTVIEGCDEVALSEYATIGPVPVALMGVLFYTLMLVAGVAWLDIRKAAVFYYLPFVTVPAFFFSLWLVYLMFFVIEALCIFCLVSAGTTTLLMILSFFLHARAKAETV, from the coding sequence ATGAGCAAAGATTCCGTGTTCTATATGGTGATTGCATTTGTAGTGATTGCAATTGTCGGCTTTGCCGATGCGGTTTATCTCACAGCTTCACATTATTTGGGCGGAGTGCCTACCTGCACGGTGATTGAGGGCTGTGATGAAGTGGCCCTCAGCGAATACGCAACAATCGGTCCGGTTCCCGTCGCACTGATGGGCGTGCTGTTTTACACACTCATGCTTGTAGCCGGTGTCGCCTGGCTGGATATACGCAAGGCAGCCGTATTCTACTATTTGCCATTCGTAACGGTTCCCGCCTTTTTCTTTTCCCTGTGGCTGGTCTACCTCATGTTTTTTGTCATCGAAGCATTGTGCATCTTCTGCCTTGTTTCGGCCGGGACCACCACCCTGCTGATGATCCTGTCCTTTTTCCTGCATGCCAGGGCAAAAGCGGAAACGGTCTGA
- a CDS encoding DsbA family protein, translating into MSKRFALWGGLVVGLAAVTLVMFRMADDESAAPETTAAGAGNSVNEEILEPRQDDWIKGNPDAGVIVVKYSDFQCPACRFYASMDDRLSEELGDDVLFVYRHFPLRNFEHSRLASRYAEAAGRQDAFWEMHDLIYINQQQWSRGDAESIFRQFADSIELDMDQLDEDLQDPELSDRIEADYEDGQELGVRSVPSLFINGEAVENPRSLDDYRDLIISYQ; encoded by the coding sequence ATGAGTAAACGATTTGCGCTTTGGGGCGGACTTGTTGTCGGACTTGCTGCCGTTACACTGGTGATGTTCCGGATGGCCGATGATGAATCTGCAGCGCCTGAAACCACTGCTGCGGGTGCCGGCAATTCGGTAAACGAAGAAATTCTTGAACCGCGTCAGGATGACTGGATCAAGGGCAATCCCGACGCCGGTGTGATTGTTGTCAAATACAGCGATTTTCAGTGTCCGGCTTGCCGGTTCTACGCTTCCATGGACGACCGGCTGAGTGAAGAGCTTGGCGATGATGTGCTGTTTGTCTACCGACATTTCCCGCTCAGGAACTTCGAGCACTCCCGTCTTGCTTCGCGCTATGCCGAGGCCGCCGGACGTCAGGATGCTTTCTGGGAAATGCATGACCTGATTTATATCAATCAGCAGCAGTGGTCACGGGGTGACGCAGAATCCATTTTCCGGCAGTTTGCCGATTCCATTGAACTGGATATGGATCAGCTGGATGAAGACCTCCAGGATCCCGAACTCTCCGATCGTATCGAGGCGGATTACGAAGACGGTCAGGAACTGGGCGTCCGCTCTGTACCCTCTCTGTTCATTAACGGCGAAGCTGTCGAGAATCCCCGTTCGCTGGATGATTACCGGGATCTGATCATTTCATACCAGTAG
- a CDS encoding serine hydrolase, with translation MNSFIYPLCIAVALAMPVMMMACHPADGSEDAKGANGEDAPKSLTELEEHIRTLISSSEGTYGVAFIDVDEPDSAVFVNADEWFHAASTMKTPVMIEVYRQAMDGRFDLDDTLPVKNEFVSIADGSTYELSIDRDGGDALYEHLGSEMAIRELVYSMIVRSGNLATNLVIEHVNADSVNRTMQKIGADGIRVLRGVEDMPAFEAGMNNETTARGMAVMYQRLAEGAILDEDAREEVISILKDQHYRNMIPAGLPDEVEVAHKTGSITGITHDSGIVFLPDGRRYVLVVLSKDLPEHAVGHQTGAEISRKVYNYMTSRTSGKADRGTASKPIAGDPLKGRIVAVDPGHGGTADYDDYRVGPAGEREEWINLRVALKLQEMLEEREAKVLMTRTEDVEVELEDRARLAVENDADVFLSVHHNATADPEVNFPIVYFHGNASENRASVELAEIMGKQMNRHLFGGEAPVSVVSDHTIFPSAGTNVLRNSYGIPGVIVEASFFTNPEEEQRLKDPGYNRLEAEGYVRALEEYFSRRRPEILEKNSKVSVPEFEVFQEADRMDEVALKWKEDYREGLRLMEHDAGFEDALELLTRSARSFPDSWVAGKAHAARADIKERLGENEEAETIRLRVSEFYIKPSVK, from the coding sequence ATGAACTCCTTTATATATCCGCTCTGCATTGCCGTTGCTTTAGCCATGCCGGTGATGATGATGGCCTGCCATCCGGCTGATGGCAGCGAAGATGCAAAGGGCGCCAACGGTGAAGATGCGCCGAAGTCACTCACGGAGCTCGAGGAGCACATCCGCACCCTCATCAGCAGCTCCGAAGGAACCTACGGCGTTGCATTCATCGACGTCGATGAGCCCGATTCGGCAGTTTTTGTGAATGCCGACGAGTGGTTTCATGCGGCGAGCACCATGAAGACACCGGTCATGATCGAAGTCTACCGTCAGGCAATGGACGGCCGTTTTGATCTCGATGACACGCTTCCCGTCAAGAACGAATTTGTCAGCATAGCCGATGGCAGCACCTATGAGCTGAGCATCGACCGCGACGGTGGCGATGCCCTGTATGAGCACCTGGGTTCGGAAATGGCCATTCGAGAACTGGTCTATTCCATGATCGTGCGAAGCGGAAACCTGGCCACAAACCTGGTCATCGAACATGTCAATGCCGACAGTGTCAACCGCACGATGCAAAAAATCGGTGCTGACGGCATCCGCGTGCTTCGCGGTGTGGAAGATATGCCCGCATTTGAGGCCGGAATGAACAATGAGACCACAGCCCGCGGCATGGCTGTAATGTACCAGCGTCTTGCCGAAGGTGCCATTCTTGATGAAGACGCCCGGGAGGAAGTGATCTCCATTCTCAAAGATCAGCACTACCGCAACATGATCCCCGCCGGACTGCCCGATGAGGTGGAAGTAGCGCACAAAACGGGTTCGATCACCGGAATCACGCACGATTCGGGGATTGTTTTCCTTCCGGACGGACGCCGTTACGTGCTGGTCGTTCTGTCCAAGGATTTGCCGGAACACGCAGTCGGGCATCAGACAGGGGCTGAAATTTCGCGCAAGGTGTATAACTACATGACATCACGAACATCCGGAAAGGCGGATCGCGGGACGGCATCGAAACCCATTGCCGGTGACCCGCTGAAGGGACGCATCGTGGCGGTGGACCCGGGACATGGCGGGACAGCTGACTATGACGACTACCGGGTTGGTCCAGCCGGTGAGCGGGAGGAGTGGATCAATCTCCGCGTGGCCCTCAAGCTGCAGGAAATGCTTGAAGAGCGGGAAGCAAAAGTACTGATGACCCGCACTGAGGATGTTGAGGTGGAACTTGAGGACCGCGCCCGGCTGGCTGTTGAAAATGATGCCGACGTTTTCCTGTCGGTGCATCACAACGCCACTGCCGATCCGGAAGTCAACTTTCCGATCGTCTATTTCCACGGCAACGCCAGTGAAAACCGGGCCTCGGTCGAGCTGGCCGAAATCATGGGAAAGCAGATGAACAGGCACCTTTTCGGCGGTGAAGCCCCGGTAAGCGTCGTCTCCGACCACACCATCTTTCCGTCAGCAGGAACCAATGTGCTTCGAAACTCCTACGGCATTCCCGGCGTCATTGTCGAAGCCTCCTTTTTCACCAATCCGGAAGAAGAACAGCGCCTCAAAGATCCCGGTTACAACCGGCTCGAGGCCGAGGGCTATGTACGGGCACTGGAGGAGTATTTCAGCCGGCGGCGACCCGAAATCCTGGAAAAAAACAGCAAAGTCAGTGTTCCGGAGTTTGAGGTTTTTCAGGAAGCGGACCGTATGGATGAGGTCGCTCTCAAATGGAAAGAGGATTATCGCGAGGGGCTCCGGCTGATGGAGCATGACGCAGGGTTTGAAGACGCCCTTGAACTGCTTACCCGCTCAGCCCGTTCCTTTCCGGACTCCTGGGTGGCCGGGAAAGCACATGCCGCCCGGGCCGATATTAAAGAACGCCTGGGAGAAAATGAAGAGGCTGAAACAATACGACTGCGAGTAAGCGAGTTTTACATTAAACCCTCAGTTAAATAA
- a CDS encoding M14 family zinc carboxypeptidase, whose protein sequence is MSSESRDGDDPGTFARTMYDDYEAYREPSLNHRRFKHDDIMPLVKKFGEHPDIDLIHEGESAEGRDIYRLKMGSGDTSVLLWSQMHGNEPTATMALFDLFHFFTADDVHNDLRSEILENITIHAIPMLNPDGAQRYQRRTAFGIDMNRDALQLQSPGSQILKRVRDDLDADFGFNLHDQSIRYSAGDTPNSTIIAFLAPAYDEERSINPVRERSMKLIARLDEMLQDFIPGHVATFSDTFEPRAFGDNIQKWGTSTILVESGGMKGDPEKQYIRKLNYLLLLESFRSIAGTTYESHTVEQYEDIPPNRFRLHSAIFRNVTMPFKEHEFELDLAVNRSEVNINGATDFYKRGTISEVGDLSTFDGYEEFDASGLRVDSGKVYPDTFATEDDLAAVDPVSLMRDGYTAVRVEELPEGRHTDFPLNLIGPRGRQPAGPKMGRVANLALYRGDEVAYVVINGFVVDVMEPVPDVGNALIFR, encoded by the coding sequence ATGAGTTCAGAATCCAGAGACGGGGACGATCCAGGCACTTTTGCCCGGACGATGTATGACGATTATGAAGCCTATCGCGAACCCTCGCTGAATCACCGCAGATTCAAACACGATGATATCATGCCGCTTGTCAAAAAATTCGGTGAGCATCCGGATATCGATCTCATTCATGAGGGGGAGTCTGCCGAAGGCCGCGATATTTATCGGCTGAAAATGGGCTCGGGTGACACATCGGTGCTGTTGTGGTCGCAGATGCACGGCAACGAGCCCACCGCAACCATGGCGCTGTTCGATTTGTTTCATTTTTTCACGGCAGACGATGTACATAACGATCTTCGCAGCGAAATCCTGGAGAACATCACCATCCATGCCATTCCCATGCTGAATCCCGACGGAGCCCAGCGCTACCAGCGCCGCACGGCATTCGGCATCGATATGAACCGCGATGCGCTCCAGCTTCAGTCGCCGGGGTCGCAGATTCTGAAGCGGGTCCGGGATGATCTTGACGCCGATTTCGGGTTCAATCTGCACGACCAGAGCATCAGATACTCGGCCGGTGATACGCCCAACAGCACCATTATCGCCTTTCTGGCTCCGGCCTACGATGAAGAGCGCAGCATCAATCCCGTCAGGGAGCGCAGCATGAAACTGATCGCACGGCTTGACGAGATGCTGCAGGATTTCATACCCGGACATGTGGCGACGTTTTCAGACACCTTTGAGCCGCGGGCGTTCGGCGATAACATCCAGAAGTGGGGGACCAGCACGATACTGGTTGAAAGCGGCGGAATGAAAGGCGATCCCGAAAAGCAGTACATACGCAAACTGAACTATCTGCTTCTGCTGGAGTCGTTCCGCTCCATTGCCGGTACCACCTACGAATCTCACACTGTCGAGCAGTACGAGGATATCCCGCCCAACCGGTTTCGCCTGCACAGCGCCATCTTCCGGAATGTGACCATGCCGTTCAAAGAGCACGAATTTGAGCTTGATCTGGCTGTCAACCGCTCCGAAGTCAACATCAACGGAGCCACCGATTTTTACAAACGGGGCACGATCAGTGAAGTCGGGGACTTGTCCACCTTTGACGGCTATGAGGAGTTTGACGCTTCCGGACTCCGGGTGGATTCGGGCAAGGTGTATCCCGATACCTTTGCCACCGAAGATGATCTGGCGGCGGTCGATCCGGTGTCGCTCATGCGGGATGGATACACGGCTGTCAGGGTGGAAGAGCTCCCGGAAGGGCGCCACACGGATTTCCCGCTCAACCTGATTGGTCCGCGCGGACGGCAGCCTGCAGGACCAAAAATGGGACGGGTTGCCAATCTGGCGCTTTATCGCGGCGATGAAGTGGCCTATGTGGTTATCAACGGCTTTGTGGTGGATGTCATGGAGCCGGTTCCGGATGTCGGCAATGCCCTGATTTTCCGCTAA